DNA from Lagenorhynchus albirostris chromosome 3, mLagAlb1.1, whole genome shotgun sequence:
GAAGGGATTCTGCTCCAGGTTTCACTTCTTGGAAGTTTATTagtactatgatttttttttttttccggtatgcgggcctctcactgttgtggcctctcccgttgcggagcacaggctccggacgcgcaggcttagcggctatggctcacgggcccagccgcttcgcggcatgtgggatcctcccagaccggggcacgaacccacgtcccctgcatcggcaggcggactcccaaccactgtgccaccagggaagcccggaaggtgGTGATTTTTGATTTCAGAACCTTTACTGTGGAGCGTGTAGGAGGAGCAGGTAGATAAGCTAATGCTCGGAACTCCTGAGTTAGAGAAGCAGGCAGGAACTATCTTGGGAGGCGCACAGTGTCAGGGGCACTGGAGAAAACAGCTGGATCCTGAGGGTATGATACTGTCTGCCCGCCCACTTTTTAAGAATTTAACATTGCAGATTACTGCCCAAAGCATTGTACACATTTTGCCTCTTGTGGATACATTAGATGAGGCTACCTATAAATAACCTGTGTTTGAGTGGGAGCTAAACACAATTTCCAAGCTGTGTTTGGAACTTTTTTCTGTCATTTAGTTTGCCAAGGGGAATCCAAAGTAGATTCAGATATCACTGTGTTCCTGGGATCTGGCCAGCTTCACCTTCACTCCAACCTCAGGTACAGTCTAAAGAAATCCATCGTCCTTAACACTGAAATTGATGGAGTTGGCTGGCTTCCCTTAGGCAGTTAGAAAGCTCGCTGGAGTTGTAACCTCAGCGCAAGTGACATTAGTGCTTACAGCAGGTGAGTAGGTTGTAAAATAAGagtgaaataaatattcttttgtagTCTAAATTAAAAAGCCCCAAACCGTTTTGCCAGGAGCAGATCATGTAATTGTCAGTCTTTTGGTGACATTTAGAAATCCACTTTATGAATCATTTCTTAATTCTGTAGACTAGGTTAACATAAGTTAGGCAATATCAGtatttctttctatatatttattgttttcataAGGGATTTTAGTAGTAAGTGGTATTTTAACCTCATTACAGAAGAACTATTTTTAACATGTGCTGACCTTCAGAGCGTATGTTTCCTATAGGAGGGATACACAATAACCTAatacatttattgattgatttacatgAAGCTGATTTAATCCTTGAAAtagccctgtgaggtagatactatttttattactttgttaCAGATTAAGAAGCAACTGTTTGGAGATGTTAATGATTTGCTGCATTTCATGTAATTGAAATTAGTGAAATTGACATTTGGACTCAGATTCTAATGCGCCTGGGCTGTCCTGTGTAGGCACTCTTGTAACCTGGGAGAGTCATGTCACAGACCTCTGTTTTGAGTCAGTATTGGAACAAAGCCTTACTATGCCTGTGGTAATCGGGTTTCCTTGGAAACACTTCTCAGTGAAATAATGATACCTCATATCCCCTTCTAGACCCCTCTCCCAAGCACATCATGCCTATATTGTGACTATAATAGACtactaaaattttgaaaacatcacATTTACAATTCCAAACTTTAGTCATTCCTAAAGATATACAGTTTACTCACTGTAGTCGTTCGCTaggttgctgctgtaacaaagtataatactacagactgagtggcttatacaacagaaatttattttctcataattctggagggTTTAGATCAGGTTTGGTTCCTTCTGAGCGCTGTGAAGAAGAAGCCGTTCCATGCCTCCCTCCTGGCTTTTGGTGGTTTGTTGGGAGTCTTTGGCATTGTGTGGCTTGTAGACATGTCACCATGATCTCTCCCTTCAtgttcacatggtcttctctgtgcccagatttccccttttaataaGGATGCCACTCATGTTGGATTAGGCACCCACTCTACTCCAGTACGAcgtcatcttaactaattatgtTTTCAgtgactatttccaaataaggccacttTCTGAGGTACAGTACTGGTGGTTAGgaattcaacatataaattttagagcaCACCATTCAACATACAACACTCACCATGCATTACGTTTATGGAGAGAACAGAAGTGGGGCACCATGTATCACTAAGCAAGGCCAGCCACTGTGTATGTGCCTGTCCTGAGTAACCGAGCAAGGGAGGAGCAGATTCCTTGCAGATGTAGCAGCCATTGTTAGAAAATGGTCAGAGCACATGTGGAAGTGAAGGAGGGTAAATACTGTTATGATTGTGGTAATAATGAGACTTGGGGATGAAGAGTCTTTTGAATATGAAATCTAAGGTTGAATGCCAGCTAAGACAGTTCTTAAGAAAGTGGACAAAAAATTTATACTTGACATTTATCTCTTAAACTGTTGCTTGAGGAAGCCATTGGTTGTGATCAACTTTTTGTGTTGAAATATGTATATTGAAATAcgtattttttatgtatatgtgtatgtgtagggatttatgtgtataaatatatgaaggtgtgtgtgtatacacatatttacttttatatgtGATTTCTTCATACTTCTTGAATATGTGTTGATCTGTAATTGCTTCGCTTTTACTCGTGATGGCACTTGGTCAAGGTCACTTTTAATTTGCTATCTTGCAGTTGCAGCATGTTTGACAATGAGCAGCACTTTAGTTATGTACAAGGTTTTGGTTTAAGAGGAATTTCTGAGTCAAGTTACGAAGTCCCTGAATTATAGAGTCAGTGTGTAATTTAACAATTACTGAAATTCATGTGGATCTGGGGTGGATGGGGGGTTTGGTTAGAGTTTCTCAgtagttttttatttgtttgttttttgttttggtagcCTCAAATCCTCCTTTTTCTGTCTTGTAAGATATGGAGTTTATTCATAAAGTAGCATCTTTTCCCCCTACTACTATGGCATAGggagaccttttttcttttttcataaacttttaattttagaatagtgtTGATTTACAACAAAGTTGCAAAGGATAGTACAGAGAGCTAGCTCCTTTATACCTGACCTAGTTTCCCTTCTTGCTAACATCTTACCTTACTGTGGCATATTTGTCACAGCTAAGGAACCAACATTGGTACATTACTATAAGCTGAGCGCCACACTTTAGTCAGATTTCACTAGCttttccctaatgtcctttttctgtcccaggatccaaTTCAGGATACCGATTACGTTTAGTTGTCACGTCTCCTTGGACTCCTGTGGGTTatagcagtttctcagagtttcattgtttttaatgaccttgacagttttaagGAGTACTGATTAGAtatttttgattccttttttgtttttttcccgatacgcgggcctctctctgctgcggcttctcccgctgcggagcacaggctccggacgcgcagactcagcggccacggcccacgggcccagccgctccacggcatgtgggatcctcccagaccggggcacgaacccatgtcccctgcatcggcaggcggactctcaaccactgcgccaccagggaagtcctgattagATATTTTTGTAGAATGACCTCATTTTGGGTTTATCTGATGTTTTCCTCATGCTTCAACCAGGGTTGTGAGATTTTGAGAGGAAGATCATGAAGGTTATTCTCATCATATATCAAAGTTGAATATTGTCACCATGGATTACCTCaatcttgatcacctggctgtGGCCGTGTTCACCATTACCCTCCCTCTATACTCTGAAGAAGCAAATTACTAAGTGCAGGTCATATTCAAGGGGATGTCAACTCCTGGAGAGGAGAATGTCTAAGGCATTTTTGTTTCATGAAATTATAACCAGTCATTTCTGCATAAAAATATGCCTCACCCGCTTATCTCTATAGTTTCTTTCTTTAACTGAAGGTTTATAGATGATGAATTCCTCTACTAGAAAGGATTTGCAGGGTGCTAAGGATTTCAGGGCTGCATTTTCTGACCTCCTCAATCTGTGTCTAATATGACATACGTCTGATGTGGTCCCCTGCCTAGAACAGATACCTCACAGCTGAAATGAGGTATAGGGAAGCACCAGGTAACAGGAACCCCAGGAGACCACAAGTCTGAATATTCTAGGATTTCTGAGTAGGTAAggttttattcctttaaatatcccatttttttggtattttgacCATTTTATATGGTAGTCCTAAAATAATGTAACTTATTTTCTTAATGAGTGTGATAAAATGATTTTGTCCCAATTTATAACTTATATACAGCTTGTTACTCCTTCATTGGAGTCTAGACTGAGAACTAGTTGAGTTTTGATctgcttttattgtatttttaatcgTTTCTTCCTCAGCTGTCATTTCTTGTTGCTATCCGTTTGCCTGTCTTCAGCAGTTCCCTTTCAGATTTGCTGTTTCCAATCCTGTGTTAATTTATAATCCAGACAACCAAACTTGTTAGGAATGTATACAGAGTTAGTCAGTACAGTCTGAGATAAGATCTGAAAGCTGGAGATCGAAGCAAGTGTCGGCTGTGTGTTAGTGCATGGCCATCCAGCATACTTGGGCAACTGCCTGGGAGTTTTATTTTGCCTGCTTGCTGGTATTCCCATGTGGTAGAATGGCAAGATGGCTAAGGTGCCTTACAGTTACTTGAAACAAGACAGTTACAGCCAAACTGCTTTTCATAGTGTCCCCTCAACACATGGTGGATGACTAGGGACCCCTGGTTCAAATttctaaaagaatatatatatatggattttaagCCTTTTGAGCCAAGATTTAATGTTTACTGAAATTTAAGATACATGGTCATAGTGACTGGTTTTCAACCAAGTACCCTAAGTACTTACCTATACATCAGACTCATTGCTTTTGATAATGACCAAAATGGAAGCATGGTACTTgcattaaaaatttaagtaagGAAGCAgcctgaatatttattttaaacatactttATTGGCAGAGTAGGAAAACCCTCCACATAGTGTTAGAATTAAAGATGGCACTCGCATTCTGACATGAACTTGGTGTTGGACTGCGCATGGTTAATTAGTGCACACCTATAGAGTTAATACCAGAGGGAGATTAAGGTGCTAGAGTCCTTCAGACCAGGACACAGATAAATAAAAGTGCAAACTGACTAGAACAGTCATACTGTTAAGGATAAAAGATTCCTTTTGATGATTCATTTAATTCTTGTAGTAATTGTTTCTTGGGAGTATGCCATGTGCACAGATACTAAGGCAGAGTCTAGGGCCAGGCTGGTGGTGAAGCCACCACCATGTAATCAGGACTCAGGTTCCTCTATAAAATTATGAGTAATTATTGTCTGTGGGTGGTTTAGGTTAATTAGAGGGGAGACTTACAGGGTGCCTAGTAAGAGTAGTGGCATGGGTTCATTCATGATCAGACTGCATCCTTTCCAGAGCTTTCTCTCATTtgagaaagcagaaagaaaagtacCATGGACTTTTAAGAATTAAATTCTTGTATTCAACagtgatttttccctttttggtAGATCCATATTGGGCCCAAGTTGTTATAATAGACCAACTACAGCAATTAATGTAAAGCATGGTAATCTAATACCCAGTTTTCATCTTAATTCATTGACTTTCCTGATTGTGATAAATATGTGTAAGAATTCAGATGTCAAATTTATGTCTTTCCATTTGACAGTGGTGATGTGCTTGGCATCATTTCATTGCATTTTATTTGAAGTCTAAGAAGTTATTCTTGAGAATACCAACTTAATATTTCTGTGTTGATGATAGCAGTATATCtagatttgtttctgtttttttagttttttgttccATAATCTTTGCTAcagattatttaaattttattctttgttcttgTAAGCAATGCCATCAACAGATTTaagttttttactgttttttattataaaagtaatacatctttttaaataacatttagcaaatgttttaaaatagcatttgaaaaataaaagaaaggtattaagaaaaaatgttatCAGCATCCCTAACTATATAACCACAtgttcatattttcatatatttgcttctacgttttattcatatttttacattattgaAATACTATTGAACTgtgctctgtttttaaaattaccattagATTACGGCATTTCTTCTTAGATGGTGCACATTTTTTGAAAACATATACATACGTTATTTTAATAGGCTAAAAAATGTCATGTGAATGTGTTAAAATTTGTGAAATCATTTTTGTATTGTCGGTTCTTggtttatttctaattttcactattaaaagcaattcagtggacaTCTTTgggcataattttttttcctgttattcatATCATTTCTCTTAGACAATAGTTGCAGAAATGGATTTAATGGGTCAAACAGTAggaatgtttttctctctttactgACCTCCAGCTGAAAATAAATGTCATTGTATAACAAATgctaaatcattctttttttcttttttcttcagcttACTACCCTGGGAAATCTTACACCTTCAAGCACTGTGTTTTTCTGCTGTGATATGCAGGAAAGGTTCAGACCAGCCATCAAGTATTTTGGAGATATTATTAGTGTAGGACAGAGATTGGTATGCTTGCTTGttcattttttccaatttgcTAAAGCATGATTCATACGCAAACATATGTATATTGCTACttatctttgtgtgttttttttcctccagttacAAGGGGCCCGGATTTTAGGAATTCCAGTTATTGTAACAGAACAGTACCCTAAAGGTCTTGGTAGCACCGTTCAAGAAATTGATTTAACGGGTGTAAAACTGGTACTTCCAAAGACCAAGTTTTCAATGGTATTACCAGAAGTAGAAGCAGCATTAGCAGAGATTCCTGGAGTCAGGAGTGTTGTGTTATTTGGAGTAGAAGTGAGTACCTCTTGTTCTGTTTTGGACACGATATCATTTGTAGAAAACTTGTTATTTCCAGAATGTAATTTTGTATATAGAATACCATGTAGGTATCTGATAGAAAATAGCTACCAGTTTTTAAGTGTTGACTACTTGCATGGCACTGATCTgaacactttatatatattaatttgttgAACTCTCACAGCAATCCTCTGAGCTAAGTACTTTTGGTCTCGTATTGTAGGTGAGAAAACTCAAACACAGGTGCTAtgtgtcttgcccaaggtcatagagtTAGTTAAAGTTAGATGAAGCTGCATTTGAATCTAGGTTGATAGATTCTTGGGCCTTTACTTTGAACCCCAACTTTTGGAACACATTTTCACCAAAGACAGTATGTTTATTTATGTGTTATAGGAGCTCACCTTggtcatgtttttgttttagaaaaacctTAGAAGTCATGTAGTTCATTGTCCTTCACATTTGAATCATGtgtacctatttttttaaaggaaaaaaaatactcatgGATTCCTAATGCTgattaaaatgatttttgtttggtttgtttttttgacatgtAGAAACAGAATATAAGTATTTATTCATAGCTTTTAAATACCTCttgaactaaaattttaaaattatgaaaaccaTAAAAACAGTGAAATCCAAATAATATTAAAGACATCCATGATGTTTTGATAGTAGGTTTCAGAGTAGTAGGTTTTAATAGCCTCAGgtttagatataaaatatttctgtattttgacttaaataatgataaaataaaggaAGCCTATTTGTATAAATATGTCACACCAAATGCTGACTTTTGCACTTTTCTTGCTTGTTCATCATTAGACCTCATGTCTAATCAAAATCATCTTTGAGCAGTCCTCCAGTGCTAATTTTAATGAGTTGTCAGTTGATAATTCTCCACAGCCCTCTTGTCCTATGAAGATAAGGTTGGCTGGCATTATTAAAATCTGCTTTCATTGGTTATATAATCCACTTATTGTTGGAGCATGTTTTTACTCTTTATTCTCTGCTGATGAATTGTTACAAGTTCATACTTACAAAGATGGAATCTGTATAATTCATTTTCTGGTGATGTATACTGGGTATTTTTTGTCTGTGCTACAAGTTATTTTTAACTTGGCTTACCTTTATACTACTGGGTGCCTTACCACAACTCAGTTTTCCCACCATTATCTCAATTGGCAGTACTGCAAACGCGTTCTTTGTGTTAGGCACGTGGTGTg
Protein-coding regions in this window:
- the ISOC1 gene encoding isochorismatase domain-containing protein 1 isoform X3; translation: MAAAEPAVPALPSGGGLGAPSGTVPVLFCFSVFARPSAVPHGAGYELLIQKFLSLYGDQIDMHRKFVVQLFAEEWGQYVDLPKGFTVSERCKVRLVPLQIQLTTLGNLTPSSTVFFCCDMQERFRPAIKYFGDIISVGQRLLQGARILGIPVIVTEQYPKGLGSTVQEIDLTGVKLVLPKTKFSMVLPEVEAALAEIPGVRSVVLFGVETSCLIKIIFEQSSSANFNELSVDNSPQPSCPMKIRPMCASNRQLWSSLAEVLRFILLLMPRRREA